A single region of the Hylaeus volcanicus isolate JK05 chromosome 5, UHH_iyHylVolc1.0_haploid, whole genome shotgun sequence genome encodes:
- the LOC128876541 gene encoding protein-L-isoaspartate(D-aspartate) O-methyltransferase: MAWSGRFHAKSNSDLIQHLKRSRVIKSERVFEAMSSVDRGNYSHPSYAYVDSPQGIGYGATISAPHMHAYALEILEEKLRNGARALDVGSGSGYLTACMATMIGPNGLTIGIEHIPELKAFAEENIKRDNPQLLQSGRIELVVGDGRLGYPEKAPYDAIHVGAAAKEMPQALIDQLAPGGRLVLPMGPENSDQTLIQIDKTMDGRVKRKSLTSVVFVPLTSKHKQYPS; encoded by the exons ATGGCTTGGTCTGGTAGGTTTCATGCAAAAAGTAACAGCGATCTTATACAACATCTTAAAA GATCAAGAGTAATTAAATCTGAAAGGGTCTTTGAAGCAATGTCTTCGGTAGACAGAGGAAATTATTCTCATCCCAGTTATGCATATGTAGATTCTCCACAAGGAATCGGTTATGGTGCTACCATAAGTGCTCCTCATATG CATGCATATGCTTTGGAAATACTTGAAGAGAAACTACGTAATGGTGCAAGAGCATTGGATGTTGGATCTGGATCTGGATATTTGACTGCATGCATGGCAACAATGATAGGACCAAATGGTTTGACTATAGGTATCGAACATATTCCAGAACTGAAAGCATTTGCAGAGGAAAACATTAAAAGGGATAATCCACAATTACTTCAAAGTGGTCGTATTGAATTAGTTG TTGGAGATGGAAGATTAGGATATCCTGAAAAAGCACCATATGATGCTATTCATGTAGGAGCAGCAGCTAAAGAAATGCCACAGGCT TTGATTGATCAGTTAGCTCCTGGTGGACGTTTAGTATTACCAATGGGTCCCGAAAATTCAGATCAAACATTAATTCAGATTGACAAAACAATGGATGGAAGAGTCAAGAGAAAGTCTCTTACTAGTGTTGTTTTTGTTCCATTGACTAGTAAACACAAACAGTATCCTTCATGA